One Coffea arabica cultivar ET-39 chromosome 5c, Coffea Arabica ET-39 HiFi, whole genome shotgun sequence DNA window includes the following coding sequences:
- the LOC113690740 gene encoding uncharacterized protein yields MAETKDAHVVVEIPVDEEHQQKLISAMSTTSSAIQHHPLMEISQSPGHLLLLKLWQREEDLFGRKIAIKEARLDNIRKEIFQLCCFYFIFHGLFLTISFTSYNSDENQHRNMCHRWWIPSVLSMCTSLVIVFLVQMKLFRYWKVTNQLQREKNDNRTLTRCIQELRMKGASFDLSKEPQNGKRMKSSSVEIKWKPLSSLSQYLITLCLVCFAGLIFPTSRFILCA; encoded by the coding sequence ATGGCAGAAACGAAAGATGCCCATGTCGTAGTCGAAATCCCTGTAGACGAAGAGCATCAGCAGAAGCTCATCTCTGCAATGAGCACAACATCTTCAGCCATACAACACCATCCATTAATGGAGATCTCCCAAAGCCCAGGCCATCTCTTGCTTCTCAAGCTCTGGCAAAGAGAAGAAGATCTTTTTGGCCGCAAAATTGCCATAAAAGAAGCCAGATTGGATAATATTAGAAAAGAAATATTTCAGCTGTGttgtttttactttatttttcacGGGCTATTCTTAACAATTTCATTTACATCTTATAATTCAGACGAGAACCAGCACCGTAATATGTGCCACAGATGGTGGATCCCATCTGTTTTGAGCATGTGTACTTCTCTAGTTATCGTGTTTTTGGTTCAGATGAAGCTTTTCAGGTACTGGAAAGTGACTAATCAGTTGCAGAGAGAGAAGAACGATAATCGAACACTTACAAGATGTATTCAAGAACTGAGGATGAAGGGGGCTAGCTTTGATTTGTCTAAGGAGCCCCAGaatggaaaaagaatgaaaagctCTAGTGTGGAGATCAAATGGAAGCCCCTTTCTTCGCTCTCCCAGTATCTCATTACCCTTTGCCTGGTTTGTTTTGCAGGCCTGATCTTCCCCACCAGCAGATTCATCCTTTGTGCTTAG
- the LOC140007891 gene encoding THO complex subunit 3-like yields the protein MEERDTIPFRNLHGRDYQGHKKKVHSVAWNCSGTKLASGSVDQTARIWHIEHHGHGKVKDIELKGHTDSVDQLCWDPKHADLIATASGDKTVRLWDARSGKCSQQAELSGENINITYKPDGTHIAVGNRDDELTILDVRKFKPLHKRKFTYEVNEIAWNMTGDKFFLTTGNGTVEVLAYPSLDRVDTLMAHTAGCYCIAIDPLGRYVAVGSADSLVSLWDIKEMLCLRTFTKLEWPVRTISFNHTGEYIASASEDLFIDISNVQTGRTVHQIPCRAAMNSVEWNPKHNLLAYAGDDKNKYQADEGIFRIFGFESA from the exons ATGGAGGAGAGGGACACGATACCCTTCAGAAACCTCCACGGTAGAGACTACCAAGGCCACAAGAAAAAG GTGCATTCGGTGGCATGGAACTGCAGTGGGACGAAGCTCGCTTCTGGTTCGGTTGATCAAACTGCTCGCATTTGGCACATTGAGCATCACGGCCAT GGTAAAGTTAAAGATATAGAGTTGAAGGGTCACACTGATAGTGTGGATCAGTTGTGCTGGGATCCTAAACATGCTGATTTGATAGCAACTGCGTCAGGTGACAAGACAGTTCGCTTGTGGGATGCTCGTA GTGGAAAATGTTCACAGCAAGCTGAACTTAGCGGAGAGAATATCAATATTACCTATAAGCCTGATGGGACACATATTGCTGTAGGGAACAGG GATGATGAATTGACTATATTGGATGTTCGCAAATTTAAGCCTCTCCACAAGCGCAAGTTCACATATGAG GTCAATGAGATTGCATGGAACATGACAGGAGACAAGTTCTTTCTGACCACAGGGAATG GTACTGTGGAAGTACTAGCTTATCCATCTCTTGATCGAGTTGACACCCTTATGGCTCATACAGCTGGTTGCTACTGCATTGCCATTGACCCATTAGGAAG ATACGTTGCTGTTGGAAGTGCTGATTCCTTGGTCAGTCTTTGGGATATCAAGGAGATGCTATGTCTGCGCACGTTTACGAAACTTGA ATGGCCAGTTAGAACAATAAGTTTCAATCACACGGGAGAGTACATTGCTTCAGCCAGTGAGGATTTGTTTATTGATATT TCAAATGTTCAAACTGGACGAACAGTTCACCAAATTCCATGTCGAGCTGCAATGAATAGTGTAGAATGGAACCCAAAGCACAACTTACTAGCATATGCAGGAGATGATAAGAACAAATATCAGGCTGATGAAG GTATATTTCGGATATTTGGCTTTGAGAGTGCCTAG